The following proteins are encoded in a genomic region of Natrinema sp. DC36:
- a CDS encoding 50S ribosomal protein L40e: MASFDAAEKRTLEKMICMRCNARNSKRANRCRKCGYKKLRPKAKEARAA; encoded by the coding sequence ATGGCCAGTTTCGACGCCGCTGAGAAACGGACGCTCGAGAAGATGATCTGCATGCGCTGTAACGCTCGCAACTCCAAGCGAGCCAACCGATGCCGGAAGTGCGGATACAAGAAGCTTCGCCCCAAGGCGAAGGAAGCCCGCGCCGCATAA
- a CDS encoding rhodanese-like domain-containing protein, which translates to MVTTISPERLAELQDEHADFALVDTRPEDSYESWHIAGALHFPFGPEEELDGRLEELRDVVGDADRVITVCAKGRSSGNLATRLESATDEYEVAAVDGGMKGWSRVYDRVEMDVDDGLTIVQIQRRATGCLGYVVGCTETGEALVVDPTADTDEYAAAAEEAGLTVTGVIDTHVHADHISGGRDLADDLAVPYYLGERASERDVEREYTPLERNEVRPIGEREIKAVSAPGHTSEMINLLVDDAALVTADTLHVDSTGRTELEFGEGEGERGARMLYETLHRTILAEPESVVVLPGHVTVTADGEFERGAPGEPIRTTIRAARTGIDLLGLEEEEFVERMADAGEKPSNYEEIIEYNRGVAEIPPEERVELELGPNNCSA; encoded by the coding sequence ATGGTCACCACAATCTCGCCCGAACGGCTCGCCGAGTTGCAAGACGAGCACGCCGATTTCGCGCTCGTCGATACCCGTCCCGAAGACAGCTACGAGTCCTGGCACATCGCGGGCGCGCTCCACTTCCCGTTCGGTCCCGAGGAGGAACTTGACGGCCGACTCGAGGAACTCAGAGACGTCGTCGGTGACGCCGACCGCGTCATCACCGTCTGCGCGAAGGGGCGCTCCTCGGGCAATCTCGCGACGCGCCTCGAGTCGGCGACCGACGAGTACGAGGTGGCGGCCGTCGACGGCGGCATGAAGGGCTGGAGTAGGGTCTACGACCGAGTCGAGATGGACGTGGACGACGGGCTGACGATCGTCCAGATCCAGCGGCGCGCGACGGGCTGTCTGGGCTACGTCGTCGGCTGTACGGAGACGGGCGAGGCCCTCGTCGTCGATCCGACCGCGGACACCGACGAGTACGCGGCCGCGGCCGAGGAAGCCGGCCTGACCGTTACCGGCGTGATCGACACGCACGTGCACGCCGACCACATTTCCGGCGGTCGAGATCTGGCGGACGACCTCGCGGTACCGTACTATCTCGGCGAGCGCGCGAGCGAGCGCGACGTCGAACGGGAGTACACGCCGCTCGAGCGCAACGAGGTCCGTCCCATCGGCGAGCGCGAGATCAAAGCGGTGTCCGCGCCGGGCCACACGAGCGAGATGATCAACCTGCTGGTGGACGACGCAGCGCTGGTGACCGCCGACACGCTGCACGTCGACTCGACGGGGCGGACGGAACTCGAGTTTGGCGAGGGCGAGGGGGAACGAGGCGCTCGAATGCTCTACGAGACGCTTCATCGCACGATTCTGGCCGAACCCGAAAGCGTCGTCGTCCTGCCGGGGCACGTGACGGTCACCGCCGACGGCGAGTTCGAACGCGGCGCGCCGGGCGAGCCGATTCGGACGACGATCCGCGCTGCGCGGACGGGGATCGACCTGCTCGGACTCGAGGAAGAGGAGTTCGTCGAGCGGATGGCCGACGCCGGCGAGAAGCCGTCGAACTACGAGGAGATCATCGAGTACAACCGCGGCGTAGCGGAGATTCCGCCCGAGGAACGGGTCGAACTCGAGTTGGGGCCGAACAACTGTTCCGCCTGA
- a CDS encoding stage II sporulation protein M, translating to MSLSDFVAAVVAVLRRRPGDLLPLYLLGVAIPAIVRVVPFLAIGIAYLHLSRSGRLESIRTHLVELDSPPSPEADPEAFDAWATGLEPIFEQLVTPSLVVLALVAIAVSVVLFAVLSAIVAAGQLAACYGRLRDERGLVAGIDGVRRYWLRFLGLFVLELLCWVAVLGAIGIGAALFGGIVSLATGSAALALPVILLGALVAFVVLLVVRALFAFAPVAIVVDDAGVFGSLRSAAGFIRARPVDAGFYYVIAIGMLIGLSTLTGLFSLVDVVTVGSLVSVLVAMPTLDLLKSAVYCGYRDRLTPPEPPTRSLRDGVRAGLRRGWREMVSFVRARPGTHAFVLGLGLLGFWMGWAAAGPYVGTFDASITARLEGIFPPTMAANLFGNNWFVALTTAYAGVALAVPAIVSLLFNGVFLGIMARLEVDPLELAAFVVPHGVLEIPAILIAGALGVSVGATAWRTWRGRASRTALADALERAFWVLIGIGILLAIAAVIEGFVSPFYYRLFL from the coding sequence ATGTCCCTCTCCGATTTCGTCGCCGCCGTCGTCGCCGTCCTCCGTCGTCGCCCGGGGGATCTCCTGCCCCTGTACCTGCTCGGCGTCGCGATCCCCGCGATCGTCCGCGTCGTTCCGTTTCTCGCGATCGGCATCGCGTATCTCCACCTCTCGAGGTCCGGACGCCTCGAGTCGATTCGAACACACCTCGTCGAACTCGACTCGCCGCCGAGTCCCGAGGCCGATCCCGAGGCGTTCGACGCGTGGGCCACCGGCCTCGAGCCGATCTTCGAGCAACTGGTGACGCCATCGCTGGTCGTCCTCGCCCTCGTGGCGATCGCCGTGAGCGTCGTCCTGTTCGCGGTGCTGTCCGCCATTGTCGCCGCCGGCCAGCTCGCGGCCTGTTACGGTCGGCTTCGGGACGAGCGCGGCCTCGTCGCCGGGATCGACGGCGTCCGCCGCTACTGGCTTCGGTTTCTCGGCCTGTTCGTCCTCGAGTTGCTGTGCTGGGTGGCGGTACTCGGTGCCATCGGCATCGGAGCGGCGCTGTTCGGCGGCATCGTCTCGCTCGCGACGGGGTCCGCAGCCCTCGCTCTCCCCGTCATCTTGCTCGGTGCGCTCGTCGCGTTCGTCGTCCTCCTCGTCGTTCGTGCGCTGTTCGCCTTTGCGCCGGTCGCGATCGTCGTCGACGATGCGGGCGTATTCGGATCGCTGCGGAGCGCCGCGGGGTTCATTCGCGCACGGCCGGTGGACGCGGGCTTTTACTACGTGATCGCGATCGGGATGCTGATCGGACTGTCGACGCTCACCGGACTGTTCTCGCTCGTCGACGTCGTCACCGTCGGCTCGCTGGTCTCTGTGCTGGTCGCGATGCCGACCCTCGATCTGCTGAAGTCCGCCGTCTACTGCGGCTATCGGGACCGATTGACTCCGCCGGAGCCACCGACGCGATCGCTTCGGGACGGGGTCCGGGCCGGACTCCGCCGCGGCTGGCGCGAGATGGTGTCGTTCGTCCGGGCGCGGCCCGGGACGCACGCGTTCGTCCTCGGCCTCGGTCTCCTCGGATTCTGGATGGGCTGGGCCGCTGCCGGCCCCTACGTCGGGACGTTCGATGCGTCAATCACGGCTCGACTCGAGGGGATCTTCCCGCCGACGATGGCGGCCAATCTGTTCGGCAACAACTGGTTCGTCGCGCTCACGACGGCCTACGCCGGGGTCGCGCTCGCGGTCCCCGCGATCGTATCGCTGCTGTTCAACGGCGTCTTCCTCGGGATCATGGCCCGCCTCGAGGTCGATCCGCTGGAACTCGCCGCATTCGTCGTTCCCCACGGCGTTCTCGAGATCCCGGCCATCCTGATCGCGGGCGCGCTGGGGGTGTCCGTCGGCGCGACCGCGTGGCGGACGTGGCGGGGTCGCGCGAGTCGAACGGCTCTCGCGGACGCGCTCGAGCGCGCGTTCTGGGTGCTGATCGGGATCGGGATCCTGCTGGCGATCGCCGCGGTTATCGAGGGGTTCGTCAGTCCGTTCTACTATCGGCTCTTTCTCTAG
- a CDS encoding DUF367 family protein, whose translation MECHVYYEGDDDPEKCTARRLEKFDKATLYRSMGQVPYGVVLNPHAERALSPDDLEEGLGTLVALDCSWESAEAASFEMRGVHRALPFLVAANPINYGRPFRLTTVEALAGACCIFDEWERAEDLLEPFRWGETFLTLNEEPLRRYSECTDSSEVVAVQEDYLADEE comes from the coding sequence GTGGAGTGTCACGTCTACTACGAGGGCGACGACGACCCCGAGAAGTGTACCGCGCGTCGCCTCGAGAAGTTCGATAAAGCGACCCTCTACCGGTCGATGGGGCAGGTGCCCTACGGGGTCGTCCTCAACCCCCACGCCGAGCGGGCGCTCTCGCCGGACGACCTCGAGGAGGGGCTGGGGACGCTGGTCGCCCTCGATTGCTCGTGGGAGTCCGCCGAAGCGGCGTCGTTCGAAATGCGCGGCGTCCACCGGGCGCTCCCCTTCCTCGTCGCCGCGAACCCGATCAACTACGGGCGGCCGTTCCGGCTGACCACCGTCGAAGCGCTCGCCGGCGCGTGCTGCATCTTCGACGAGTGGGAGCGCGCCGAGGACCTGCTCGAGCCGTTCCGCTGGGGCGAGACCTTTCTGACGCTCAACGAGGAGCCCCTCCGCCGCTACAGCGAGTGTACGGACTCGAGCGAGGTCGTCGCGGTACAGGAGGACTATCTGGCCGACGAGGAGTGA
- a CDS encoding nuclear transport factor 2 family protein, with amino-acid sequence MDTESDARDDSSGDARALVRRYYDALDDHDYDALEETLSPAFVQHRPDRTFESRDEFIEFMREKRPNPDTSHDLESVIAGDGRIAVRGRVIEEGTTLFEFADFFETDGGRLARLETYSR; translated from the coding sequence ATGGATACGGAGTCGGATGCGAGAGACGACTCGAGCGGTGACGCGCGCGCCCTCGTCCGGCGATACTACGACGCACTCGACGACCACGACTACGACGCGCTCGAGGAGACCCTCTCACCGGCGTTCGTCCAGCACCGGCCGGATCGGACGTTCGAGAGTCGTGACGAGTTCATCGAATTCATGCGCGAGAAGCGGCCGAACCCGGACACCAGTCACGATCTCGAGTCGGTGATCGCCGGGGACGGTCGGATCGCGGTGCGCGGCCGCGTCATCGAAGAGGGGACGACGCTCTTCGAATTCGCCGACTTCTTCGAAACCGACGGCGGACGGCTGGCCCGACTCGAGACGTACTCGCGCTGA